In the genome of Pontibacter actiniarum, the window TTTATAATCCTATTCTCAGTAACCTTTGGCTCGCAGCAGGCACAGGCACAAACCGGTAAAAGCTATAGCGAGTGGCTGAAAGGCAAAAGCGGAGGCAGCAAGGCCACGGCCAAAAAAGCTTCCGCCAAGGCGAAGGCTGCCGGAACAACAGCAGAGGCCGCCTCCGCTCCTGCCATGGCGGCACCCAACGGCACCTTCAGAGGCACGTTAGCCTGCGCCGACTGCCAGGGCATACGGGTGGAGCTGACACTCACAGGTGCCCCGAAAGACGCCAACCGCTCCTTTACGATGAAACAGATGTACGTGGGCAAACCAGAGAGCAAAGGTGTGGTTAGCAGCAGCGGCAAGTGGTTTTTGGCAAAAGGCAACATACAGAACCCGGAAGCGGTGGTACTGCAGCTGATACCGACAGCCGGCGACGTAGAGCCGGTCTACTTTCTGCAGGTAAGCGAGCGCGAGATCAAACTACTCAACCGCCAGCAGGATGAGTTTAAGGATTCCCGGAACTACTCGCTCCGCAAACTATAGGCCGCCTGTTCCGAAATGTCGCAGCTGGGCTAGGCATGTTTCCAGCATTTTCACGTAATTTGCACCCGGAACAAAGAACACCCTAACCTATGGCACGATATCTTACAGGAA includes:
- a CDS encoding copper resistance protein NlpE N-terminal domain-containing protein, which encodes MKTLIAFIILFSVTFGSQQAQAQTGKSYSEWLKGKSGGSKATAKKASAKAKAAGTTAEAASAPAMAAPNGTFRGTLACADCQGIRVELTLTGAPKDANRSFTMKQMYVGKPESKGVVSSSGKWFLAKGNIQNPEAVVLQLIPTAGDVEPVYFLQVSEREIKLLNRQQDEFKDSRNYSLRKL